A genome region from Eurosta solidaginis isolate ZX-2024a chromosome 2, ASM4086904v1, whole genome shotgun sequence includes the following:
- the salm gene encoding homeotic protein spalt-major isoform X3 — protein sequence MKNHISTVLCEMRSDFKDNHQETINKMIQFGTVKYGIVKQLKDRAHSTEKDETSDQEENGACSPVPSQDLVNNIASETATTTTSLAATITTTTTTDMVAAPTHCAIGNDLSIAAQAQDRARSANDLAENNTTTEAAANNVALNEDHNHNNTSNSNSNSSINNVTMFGVSSPTRLEEARGTSPVEPLVQMKSIANAAALEVSGGSSAVSAISVANSPTCNTNATDKTPLLSNNKLGSPTPMDTEEQEKPLYTSTGTMPKQRTLIMEDNDDDDEEEVEVPETTPVGELVMQETSNEAASTSKTTKLSGSEADTGIISATETEAAIKITTTALTTPTLNALTAAGGLPQAAAAFGAAPVNLEAIQNMQMAIAQFAAKTIANGAQGGDNDAAMKQLAFLQQALFNLQQQQLFQIQLIQQLQSQLALNQPTKGGADGEDDGEEMEEEVEDGEEDTYEEEERIAEMELRQKAEARMAEAKARQHLINAGVPLRDDKANGAVASSPPKTASGTSALESLKRKREDDNEDLNVASRRMSLDVSQNSATRLKEKIPSTSDALSKLKELENMPLPYGSDLASSIITNHDDLPEPNSLEMLQKRAQEVLDSASQGILANNMADEFAYGDKNGEGKNRNEPFFKHRCRYCGKVFGSDSALQIHIRSHTGERPFKCNVCGSRFTTKGNLKVHFQRHAHKFPHVPMNATPIPEHLDKFHPPLLDQMSPDSSPTHTPGAMPQQMPQQMPPVSLPMPFPPNAAFPGMSGLYRPPMELLKSLGAAAGNAGFPNPFFPQIPSTTEMRPEAPSAQIAVKEKSCDTPTDLRKSSASNSPELTVKTEIAEETEEVQADKESAPQSAEKASASTNEVPPARESPVLNIKIKEERIDADAQDEKMERENSPPARLSASPTPITTSPAQSCASAPFTPPTPTSRPLALPPVIQPAQPHIIMHPHPSPGMHNHIDHLPTPGQLPPSLHHRDDFFADRFPLNFTKNLSPEHHSPIRSPAHLQRSPFFNPIKHEMALLPRPHSNDNSWENFIEVSNTSETLKLKELMKNKKLTDPNQCVVCDRVLSCKSALQMHYRTHTGERPFKCRICGRAFTTKGNLKTHMAVHKIRPPMRNFHQCPVCHKKYSNALVLQQHIRLHTGEPTDLTPEQIQAAEIRDPPPSMMPGAFMNPFAAAAFHFGAMPGAGAAMAHLGPHNGTMGSESSQGDMDDTIDCGDDFDDDISSEHMSSAHDLDVGDRPRSSDGFKGLLFEQKLRIDATGVVNTTPQRPLSTASNANSVNSAPGSPNSAPRHSSTRNSSPARSVSEVSQGALDLTPRTLPVLASSSSSSRSPVPTTTTAGRKSPTPPLRNSSANTNATRSPNPTSTNRSHTQLSPPTALPPTLVPTSAVDCLPPVLHHHLQQQHQQLMQQQAVAAAAAHAQAQAQHHHQQMQQHAVALHAEQLRREHQLKHEQQQAAHQQHMRQQQQQQEAHASAQSPHQLSLQPSPHLAHHLQQQQHQHQQAAAAAAAAAAQQQSPTGVLPSTGPQPPNPLVAARPPFGMFPNLPLFPPATAQTMCSAMNTIAQSVMPAAPFNPLALSALEIHYRSHTKERPFKCTICDRGFTTKGNLKQHMLTHKIRDMEQETFRNRAVKYMSGCKDGYE from the exons ATGAAACGAGCGACCAGGAGGAGAATGGTGCTTGCTCGCCCGTCCCCAGCCAAGATTTGGTAAACAATATAGCCTcagaaacagcaacaacaacaacatcattagCAGCTacgataacaacaacaacaactacagatATGGTTGCCGCGCCGACACACTGCGCAATTGGTAATGATTTGTCCATTGCCGCACAAGCGCAAGATCGCGCACGAAGCGCAAACGATCTGGCTGAAAATAACACAACAACGGAAGCTGCTGCAAACAACGTTGCACTCAACGAAGATCACAATCACAATAATACCAGCAATAGCAACAGCAATAGCAGTATAAATAATGTTACAATGTTTGGTGTATCATCACCAACGCGACTAGAAGAAGCACGCGGCACATCACCCGTGGAGCCCTTAGTACAAATGAAATCTATTGCGAATGCGGCAGCGCTGGAAGTTAGTGGTGGCAGCAGCGCAGTGTCTGCAATTAGCGTTGCCAACTCCCCAACGTGCAACACAAATGCAACTGATAAAACCCCTTTGCTTAGCAATAACAAATTAGGTTCACCCACACCAATGGATACGGAAGAGCAGGAAAAGCCGCTTTATACATCGACAGGCACGATGCCTAAGCAGCGCACGCTAATAATGGaagataatgatgatgatgacgagGAGGAAGTTGAAGTACCGGAAACAACGCCAGTAGGTGAATTAGTCATGCAAGAGACCTCAAACGAAGCGGCTTCCACTTCAAAGACAACAAAACTCAGTGGCTCTGAAGCTGATACTGGAATAATAAGCGCAACTGAAACAGAGGCTGCTATTAAGATTACTACAACTGCACTAACGACACCTACTTTGAACGCGCTTACAGCCGCTGGCGGTTTACCACAAGCGGCTGCTGCTTTCGGCGCGGCACCTGTCAATCTGGAAGCCATACAAAATATGCAAATGGCTATTGCGCAATTTGCTGCCAAAACCATTGCTAATGGCGCGCAGGGTGGTGATAATGATGCTGCAATGAAACAGTTGGCATTTCTGCAACAGGCACTCTtcaatttacaacaacaacaactctttcAAATACAACTCATTCAACAACTGCAATCGCAATTGGCTCTGAATCAACCGACTAAGGGCGGTGCGGACGGTGAAGATGATGGTGAAGAGATGGAGGAAGAAGTGGAAGACGGTGAAGAGGATACATATGAGGAAGAAGAGCGCATTGCTGAAATGGAGTTACGTCAAAAAGCTGAAGCGCGCATGGCCGAGGCAAAAGCGCGTCAACATCTAATTAATGCTGGTGTACCTTTGAGGGATGACAAAGCGAATGGCGCAGTTGCTTCCAGTCCGCCAAAAACAGCCAGCGGTACGTCCGCCTTAGAGTCACTTAAACGAAAGCGCGAGGATGACAATGAGGATTTGAATGTGGCTAGTAGACGTATGAGCCTAGATGTGAGTCAAAACAGCGCCACGCGCCTGAAAGAAAAAATACCATCTACATCGGATGCGCTGAGTAAATTGAAGGAATTGGAAAATATGCCACTGCCATATGGTTCTGATCTCGCCTCAAGTATAATCACCAATCATGATGATTTACCCGAACCAAACTCGCTGGAAATGTTGCAAAAGCGCGCGCAAGAGGTGCTCGATTCCGCTTCACAGGGCATACTCGCAAATAATATGGCCGATGAGTTTGCTTACGGCGACAAGAATGGTGAGGGTAAAAATCGTAACGAACCATTCTTTAAGCATCGTTGCCGTTATTGCGGCAAAGTGTTTGGCTCTGATTCGGCGCTGCAAATACACATACGTTCACACACCGGCGAGCGTCCTTTCAAATGCAATGTGTGCGGCAGTCGCTTCACTACAAAAGGCAATCTAAAAGTACATTTTCAGCGGCACGCGCATAAGTTCCCGCATGTACCTATGAATGCCACGCCCATACCTGAGCACTTGGATAAATTTCACCCACCGTTGTTAGATCAAATGTCGCCAGATAGCTCACCAACACATACGCCGGGCGCAATGCCGCAGCAAATGCCACAACAAATGCCGCCCGTTTCGCTGCCTATGCCTTTTCCACCGAATGCTGCTTTCCCCGGCATGTCTGGCCTATATCGACCGCCCATGGAACTTTTGAAATCGTTAGGGGCAGCAGCGGGTAACGCCGGCTTTCCCAACCCATTTTTTCCACAAATACCAAGTACGACAGAGATGCGCCCAGAGGCGCCATCAGCGCAGATTGCAGTCAAAGAAAAAAGCTGCGATACTCCAACTGATTTGCGCAAATCATCGGCGTCTAATTCCCCCGAGCTGACAGTGAAGACTGAAATCGCGGAAGAGACAGAGGAAGTACAAGCAGACAAAGAGTCAGCGCCGCAGTCAGCAGAAAAAGCGTCGGCATCAACAAATGAGGTCCCACCAGCGCGCGAATCGCCAGTATTGAATATCAAAATCAAAGAAGAGCGCATCGATGCGGATGCGCAGGACGAAAAAATGGAGCGTGAAAATAGCCCACCTGCTCGTCTGTCCGCATCACCTACACCCATAACAACATCGCCGGCACAATCGTGTGCTAGCGCGCCTTTCACACCACCAACACCCACCTCGAGACCATTAGCGCTGCCACCTGTTATACAGCCGGCACAACCCCACATAATAATGCATCCGCATCCTTCGCCTGGCATGCATAATCATATCGATCATCTACCCACACCTGGGCAGCTGCCACCTTCATTGCACCATCGTGACGATTTCTTTGCAGATCGTTTTCCATTGAATTTTACCAAAAATCTCTCGCCAGAACATCATTCGCCCATACGCTCACCAGCGCATTTGCAACGCTCTCCATTTTTCAATCCAATCAAGCACGAAATGGCGCTGCTGCCACGTCCGCATAGCAATGACAACTCATGGGAGAATTTCATAGAGGTCTCAAATACATCGGAGACGTTGAAGCTGAAAGAGTTAATGAAGAATAAGAAACTCACAGATCCTAATCAGTGTGTTGTGTGTGATCGTGTTCTATCGTGTAAGAGCGCATTGCAAATGCATTACCGCACTCATACTGGGGAACGACCATTCAAGTGTCGTATCTGTGGACGCGCTTTCACTACCAAAGGCAATCTCAAGACTCATATGGCTGTGCACAAGATACGGCCGCCCATGCGTAATTTCCATCAATGTCCAGTCTGTCACAAGAAGTATTCAAACGCGCTGGTACTTCAGCAGCACATACGGTTGCACACTGGCGAACCCACCGATCTTACGCCCGAACAAATACAAGCCGCTGAAATACGCGATCCTCCGCCATCGATGATGCCGGGTGCTTTTATGAATCCCTTCGCAGCAGCAGCCTTTCACTTTGGCGCCATGCCAGGCGCTGGAGCTGCCATGGCTCATTTGGGACCACATAATGGTACAATGGGTTCGGAATCGTCGCAAGGTGATATGGATGACACTATCGATTGTGGTGATGACTTCGATGATGATATCTCTTCAGAGCATATGTCTAGCGCCCACGATTTGGATGTAGGGGATCGTCCCAGATCTAGCGATGGCTTCAAAGGTCTACTATTCGAGCAAAAGTTACGCATAGATGCTACTGGTGTTGTGAATACCACACCACAACGTCCGCTGTCGACTGCCAGCAATGCGAACTCAGTAAATTCTGCACCAGGCAGCCCCAACTCAGCACCCCGTCATAGTTCCACACGCAATAGTTCGCCTGCACGTTCCGTATCTGAAGTTTCACAAGGCGCACTCGATCTAACGCCGCGCACTTTGCCGGTACTCGCCAGCAGTAGCAGCAGCTCACGTTCACCTGTGCCAACGACTACAACAGCTGGACGCAAATCACCTACGCCACCGCTGCGCAACAGCAGCGCAAATACCAATGCTACGCGGAGTCCAAACCCAACATCCACAAACAGATCACACACGCAACTGAGTCCACCTACAGCGCTGCCGCCAACGCTGGTCCCCACATCAGCTGTTGATTGCTTGCCACCTGTGCTACATCACCATTtgcagcaacaacatcaacaactaaTGCAACAGCAAGCTGTGGCGGCAGCAGCGGCACATGCGCAGGCTCAAGCTCAACATCATCATCAACAAATGCAGCAACATGCTGTCGCTTTGCACGCCGAACAGCTGCGCCGTGAACATCAACTCAAGCATGAGCAGCAGCAGGCGGCTCATCAGCAACATATGcgccaacaacagcaacaacaagaggCGCATGCGTCGGCACAATCACCACATCAGTTATCGTTGCAACCGTCACCACATCTTGCACATcatctacaacaacagcaacaccaACATCAGCAAGCAGCCGCAGCAGCAGCAGCGGCGGCAGCGCAACAACAATCGCCGACAGGCGTGCTACCATCAACGGGACCGCAGCCACCAAATCCATTGGTAGCTGCGCGCCCGCCCTTCGGCATGTTCCCCAATTTGCCGCTTTTTCCGCCAGCTACAGCGCAAACGATGTGTTCGGCAATGAATACAATCGCGCAATCGGTAATGCCGGCGGCACCGTTCAATCCACTTGCACTTTCCG CTTTAGAAATTCACTACCGCAGTCACACCAAAGAGCGACCATTCAAATGTACGATCTGCGATCGCGGCTTTACCACCAAG ggCAACCTTAAGCAGCATATGTTGACACATAAGATACGTGACATGGAGCAGGAAACCTTCAGGAATCGTGCAGTAAAGTAT ATGAGTGGCTGCAAAGATGGTTATGagtaa